From Primulina huaijiensis isolate GDHJ02 chromosome 15, ASM1229523v2, whole genome shotgun sequence, one genomic window encodes:
- the LOC140960355 gene encoding protochlorophyllide reductase-like → MYLQAASVVSSTLSIPKENKASGLKETSLFGASLPLSLKAESNSCLNKELRKKLANGPIKAQTTVTAPSINQASTEEKKTRTKGTVIVTGASSGLGLAAAKALAETGKWHVIMACRNFLKAEKAAKAVGIAKEDYTVMHLDLASLESVRQFVDAFRLTGRPLDVLVCNAAVYFPTAKEPTFTAEGFELSVGTNHLGHFLLSRLLLEDMKKSDYPQKRLIIVGSITGNTNTLAGNVPPKANLGDLRGLRGGLNGVGSSSMIDGGEFDGAKAYKDSKVCNMLTMQEFHRRFHEETGITFASLYPGCIAETGLFREHIPLFRILFPPFQKYITKGYVSETEAGERLAQVVSDTSLSKSGVYWSWNNNSSSFENKLSKEASDAEKASKLWEISEKLVGLA, encoded by the exons ATGTATCTCCAAGCAGCTTCTGTGGTTTCATCGACCCTCTCCATTCCTAAAGAG AACAAAGCAAGTGGTTTAAAAGAGACGTCTCTTTTTGGAGCTTCACTGCCTCTCTCTCTTAAAGCTGAAAGCAACTCTTGTTTGAACAAg GAATTAAGAAAGAAACTGGCAAATGGACCAATTAAAGCACAAACGACAGTCACAGCTCCATCCATCAATCAGGCTTCAACAGAAGAGAAGAAAACTCGAACCAAAGGCACCGTTATAGTCACCGGAGCATCCTCAGGATTAGGCCTTGCAGCTGCAAAGGCTCTTGCCGAAACAGGAAAATGGCATGTTATCATGGCCTGCAGGAATTTTCTCAAGGCCGAAAAAGCTGCGAAAGCCGTTGGTATTGCTAAAGAAGACTACACGGTCATGCATCTTGACCTTGCCTCTCTTGAAAGTGTCCGCCAGTTTGTTGATGCTTTTCGACTTACTGGGAGGCCGCTGGATGTGCTGGTTTGCAATGCTGCCGTTTACTTTCCAACTGCTAAAGAGCCGACGTTTACTGCTGAGGGGTTCGAGCTCAGTGTTGGCACAAATCATCTTGGCCATTTCCTTCTTTCTAGGTTGCTATTGGAAGATATGAAAAAATCAGATTATCCACAGAAGCGCCTCATCATCGTTGGTTCCATTACAG GTAACACAAACACCTTGGCCGGAAATGTGCCACCAAAGGCTAATTTAGGGGATTTAAGGGGACTTAGAGGAGGTTTGAATGGAGTAGGCAGCTCGTCCATGATAGATGGGGGCGAATTTGATGGTGCCAAAGCCTACAAAGACAGCAAAGTCTGTAACATGCTCACTATGCAAGAGTTTCACAGACGTTTCCACGAGGAAACTGGCATTACTTTTGCATCACTCTATCCTGGATGTATCGCAGAAACAGGACTATTCAGAGAACACATTCCACTTTTCAGGATTCTCTTCCCACCTTTCCAGAAATATATCACCAAAGGCTATGTCTCTGAAACAGAAGCTGGAGAAAGACTTGCGCAG GTTGTTAGTGATACAAGCCTCTCAAAGTCGGGTGTATATTGGAGCTGGAATAACAACTCTTCGTCTTTTGAGAATAAGCTCTCGAAAGAAGCCAGTGATGCTGAGAAAGCGAGTAAACTGTGGGAAATCAGTGAAAAACTCGTCGGATTGGCTTGA
- the LOC140960356 gene encoding ADP,ATP carrier protein 1, mitochondrial-like, with translation MVDGTNNPSLLQKIQGQSYFFSRVSPQIQCNNAKLNAWTGRYVNYGLQSLSMPSHRGTDLEIVSPLSPFLIQAPAEKERGFSSFMVDFLMGGVSAAVSKTAAAPIERVKLLIQNQDEMIRAGRLSEPYKGITDCFARTMKDEGVISLWRGNTANVIRYFPTQALNFAFKDYFKRLFNFKKDIDGYWKWFAGNLASGGAAGASSLLFVYSLDFARTRLANDSKAAKKGGERQFNGLVDVYKKTLKSDGVAGLYRGFNISCVGIIVYRGLYFGMYDSLKPVVLTGPLQDSFMASFLLGWGITIGAGLASYPIDTVRRRMMMTSGEIVKYKSSMDAFSQIVKNEGTKSLFKGAGANILRAVAGAGVLAGYDKLQVLVWGKKYGSGGGG, from the exons ATGGTGGATGGCACAAATAATCCATCCTTACTTCAAAAGATACAAGGGCAATCTTATTTTTTCTCTCGAGTTTCTCCTCAAATACAATGTAACAATGCCAAGTTAAACGCATGGACTGGCCGATACGTCAATTATGGCCTACAAAGTTTGTCCATGCCATCACACCGAGGAACTGACCTGGAAATTGTTTCGCCACTGTCTCCTTTTCTTATTCAGGCTCCTGCCGAGAAAGAACGAGGTTTTTCCAGTTTTATGGTGGATTTCCTCATGGGAGGTGTTTCTGCTGCAGTGTCAAAAACCGCTGCTGCTCCAATTGAGAGAGTTAAGCTCTTGATTCAGAACCAGGATGAGATGATTAGAGCTGGTCGGCTGTCTGAACCATACAAAGGAATTACTGACTGCTTTGCCAGAACTATGAAAGATGAAGGTGTCATTTCTTTATGGAGAGGCAACACTGCAAATGTTATCAGATACTTTCCTACCCAG GCTCTGAACTTTGCTTTCAAAGATTACTTCAAGAGATTGTTCAACTTTAAGAAGGACATAGATGGCTACTGGAAGTGGTTTGCAGGAAACTTGGCATCTGGTGGTGCTGCTGGTGCCTCTTCTCTTTTGTTTGTGTACTCCCTTGATTTTGCCCGAACACGACTGGCAAATGATTCAAAGGCTGCGAAAAAGGGTGGTGAGAGACAGTTTAATGGATTGGTCGATGTTTACAAGAAAACGCTAAAATCTGATGGTGTTGCTGGACTTTACCGAGGATTTAACATCTCGTGCGTTGGAATTATAGTATACCGAGGGCTTTACTTTGGAATGTATGATTCCCTGAAGCCTGTTGTTCTGACTGGTCCATTGCAG GATAGTTTTATGGCTAGTTTCTTACTGGGGTGGGGTATCACGATTGGCGCTGGCTTGGCTTCTTACCCAATCGACACAGTGCGTAGAAGGATGATGATGACATCGGGGGAGATTGTGAAATATAAGAGCTCAATGGATGCATTCTCCCAGATTGTCAAGAACGAAGGCACGAAATCACTCTTTAAAGGTGCTGGAGCCAACATCCTGAGAGCAGTTGCTGGTGCCGGTGTGCTAGCTGGCTACGACAAACTGCAGGTGCTTGTCTGGGGCAAGAAATATGGATCTGGAGGTGGCGGTTGA
- the LOC140960188 gene encoding glutamate--tRNA ligase, chloroplastic/mitochondrial has product MCSVAVAPLAGIKCSHVAPPWLFFRSRAALRSFTVSASSPVTESIRVRFAPSPTGNLHVGSARTALFNYLFARSKGGKFVLRIEDTDLERSTKESEDSLLRDLSWLGLDWDEGPGVGGNYGPYRQSERNSLYKHYADQLLQSGHVYRCFCTNEELESMKEIAKLKQLPPVYTGKWASATDVEVQEELGKGTPYTYRFRVPKHGSLIVDDLIRGEVSWNFDTLGDFVIMRSNGQPVYNFCVTVDDATMAISHVIRAEEHLPNTLRQGLIYKALGFPMPQFAHVSLILAPDKSKLSKRHGATSVGQFAEMGFLPQAMVNYLALLGWGDGTENEFFTLDQLVDKFTIERVNKSGAVFDSTKLRWMNGQHLRSLPLEKLTKLIGERWKSIGIVTESEGSFIEEAVLLLKDAIDLITDADISLSNLLSYRLYATLTSPETKPVLEDGLPEIASSLLAAYDSGELKSALEEGHAGWQTWVKSFGKSLKRKGKALFMPLRILLTGKLHGPDMGASMVLVYKAGCCGIVVPQSGFVSLDDRFKMLREVEWESLKRDNPVMESTVAVPT; this is encoded by the exons ATGTGTAGTGTGGCGGTGGCGCCGTTGGCTGGAATCAAGTGCTCTCATGTGGCTCCACCGTGGCTATTTTTCCGATCAAGGGCGGCGCTCAGAAGCTTTACAGTTTCGGCATCTTCTCCTGTGACCGAGTCAATTCGAGTGCGATTTGCACCTTCCCCCACCGGGAATCTTCACGTTGGCAGTGCCAGAACTGCGCTATTCAACTACTTGTTCGCCAGGTCCAAAGGCGGAAAATTTGTTCTTCGAATTGAGGACACTGACTTGGAAAGATCCACCAAGGAGTCCGAGGACTCCTTGCTTCGTGATCTTTCTTGGCTTGGTCTCGATTGGGATGAAG GCCCTGGTGTTGGAGGGAACTACGGTCCCTACCGGCAGTCTGAGAGAAATTCTCTTTACAAGCATTATGCCGACCAACTTCTGCAATCTGGCCATGTTTACCGTTGTTTCTGCACGAACGAG GAGCTGGAAAGTATGAAGGAGATTGCGAAATTGAAGCAGCTTCCTCCTGTATACACAGGCAAGTGGGCCAGTGCAACAGATGTGGAAGTGCAAGAGGAGCTGGGAAAGGGAACTCCTTATACCTATCGATTTAGAGTTCCCAAGCATGGAAGTTTGATCGTCGATGATCTCATCCGTGGTGAG GTAAGTTGGAACTTTGATACACTTGGAGATTTCGTGATTATGAGAAGCAACGGACAGCCTGTTTACAATTTTTGTGTCACAGTTGATGACGCCACCATGGCTATCTCACATGTTATAAG AGCAGAGGAACACTTGCCAAATACCTTGAGACAAGGTTTGATTTATAAG GCTCTGGGATTCCCGATGCCTCAATTTGCACATGTTTCCTTGATTTTGGCACCTGATAAGAGCAAACTCTCAAAACGGCATGGTGCAACTTCAGTGGGTCAG TTTGCGGAGATGGGATTTCTGCCTCAGGCAATGGTCAACTATCTTGCTTTATTGGGTTGGGGCGATGGTACCGAGAATGAATTTTTCACTCTTGACCAACTTG TTGATAAATTCACAATTGAGCGTGTCAATAAAAGTGGAGCAGTTTTCGACTCTACCAAGTTAAG GTGGATGAATGGTCAGCATTTGAGATCTCTACCATTAGAAAAGCTGACCAAGCTTATCGGTGAGCGCTGGAAGAGCATTGGCATTGTTACGGAGTCAGAGGGGAGTTTTATAGAA GAAGCTGTACTGCTGTTGAAGGATGCGATTGACTTGATTACTGATGCCGACATTTCTCTTTCAAACTTGCTGTCTTATCGGTTATATGCCACACTCACTAG TCCTGAAACTAAACCTGTCTTAGAAGATGGGCTACCAGAAATTGCTTCCAGTTTGTTAGCTGCCTATGACAGTGGTGAGCTCAAAAGTGCGCTCGAGGAAGGTCACGCTGGATGGCAAACGTGGGTGAAGAGTTTCGGTAAATCACTGAAACGCAAG GGGAAAGCACTCTTCATGCCCCTCCGAATTTTGCTAACAGGAAAACTCCATGGGCCAGACATGGGAGCTAGCATGGTTCTGGTCTATAAAGCCGGTTGCTGTGGTATCGTGGTTCCCCAATCTGGGTTTGTGTCGTTGGATGACCGGTTTAAAATGCTTCGAGAGGTCGAATGGGAGTCCTTGAAGAGGGATAATCCTGTTATGGAGTCAACTGTGGCTGTGCCTACCTGA